In Bacillus cereus ATCC 14579, a single window of DNA contains:
- a CDS encoding NUDIX hydrolase, whose protein sequence is MYPRAKAFGLAVHQDRLLVQEYYTEGEIYYRPLGGSIELGEKSAHTVIREFKEELHTEIEITNYLGCLENVFHLDGDIGHEIIQLYSLRLLDTSLYEMKILNIQDEETVAYAKWIPITAFIQKEKILYPDGVLKYIQKKKDEIL, encoded by the coding sequence ATGTATCCACGTGCAAAAGCTTTCGGTCTTGCTGTACATCAAGATCGCCTTCTCGTACAAGAATATTATACAGAAGGTGAAATATATTATCGTCCTCTTGGCGGTTCAATTGAACTTGGCGAAAAATCAGCACATACTGTTATTCGGGAGTTTAAAGAAGAGCTTCATACGGAGATAGAAATCACCAATTATTTAGGGTGTTTAGAAAATGTCTTTCATCTCGATGGAGACATTGGTCATGAAATCATTCAACTATATTCTTTGCGTTTATTAGACACGTCACTATATGAAATGAAAATATTAAATATACAAGATGAAGAAACAGTAGCGTATGCGAAATGGATTCCTATTACGGCATTCATTCAGAAAGAAAAAATATTATATCCAGATGGAGTTTTAAAATACATCCAAAAGAAAAAAGACGAAATCCTATAG
- a CDS encoding DUF1796 family putative cysteine peptidase: MNLSDIKKEYNAVFSLGQNCWPAWALYQLELSPFFGVIDFMLSPSLEKVNVLLQNRFDRFLNFENLSFISFWDDDAKLRLRDNLYEIDSCHDFKTDVNTPTSWPSYTEIKLNYEHRINRFLATIETAESILFIRTGGTYEEACSLEQILSQIVTHTFSVLLLIPADIPTITQEDWGLQRICVMKCPIMDVYQYNEAFWKDLFDGITVRPHT, from the coding sequence ATGAATCTATCCGATATAAAAAAAGAATATAATGCGGTATTCAGCTTAGGACAAAACTGCTGGCCCGCTTGGGCATTATATCAATTAGAATTATCACCATTTTTTGGCGTTATTGATTTTATGCTAAGTCCCTCATTAGAAAAAGTGAATGTATTATTACAAAATCGATTTGACCGCTTTTTAAATTTCGAAAATTTATCCTTCATCTCATTTTGGGATGATGATGCAAAATTAAGATTAAGGGACAACCTTTATGAAATTGACTCCTGTCATGACTTTAAAACAGATGTAAACACACCAACTTCTTGGCCTTCTTATACAGAAATTAAGTTAAACTATGAACATCGTATTAATCGTTTTCTAGCTACAATTGAAACGGCAGAATCCATATTATTTATTCGAACTGGAGGAACATATGAAGAAGCATGTTCCCTGGAACAAATTTTATCTCAAATCGTTACACATACATTCTCTGTCCTGTTACTAATTCCTGCCGATATACCAACTATCACCCAAGAAGATTGGGGATTACAACGTATTTGCGTTATGAAATGTCCTATTATGGATGTATACCAATACAATGAAGCATTTTGGAAAGACTTATTTGATGGAATTACAGTTAGACCGCACACTTAA
- a CDS encoding cupin domain-containing protein encodes METVNLIELTKDIKDQHKNFVVSNINSHCLRIAVFTGEYDWHYHSNSDELFIVLEGELLIDFEDGETAVLKPNDSILIPACKIHRTRALKRTVNLCFEHIEADTIKVEQL; translated from the coding sequence ATGGAGACTGTGAACTTAATAGAATTAACAAAGGATATTAAAGATCAACATAAAAACTTCGTCGTTTCAAATATAAACAGTCATTGCTTACGAATCGCTGTATTTACTGGTGAATATGATTGGCACTATCATTCTAATTCGGATGAATTATTTATTGTGTTAGAGGGAGAATTACTTATTGATTTTGAAGATGGAGAAACAGCGGTTTTAAAGCCAAATGATTCAATCTTAATTCCAGCATGTAAGATTCATAGAACGAGAGCATTAAAGAGAACTGTAAATCTTTGTTTTGAACATATAGAGGCGGATACGATTAAAGTGGAGCAATTATGA
- a CDS encoding DUF3139 domain-containing protein: MKKIVLIIVLLISLIANAKVFLLDKYMYVGEKEKREEAVIATMWHLQDKGYKESDILYIKPAFYSKMDSYGMNVQFKDEPNESYTYRVLKDAKINKLTVHQDSNESGGMGGKHQELK; encoded by the coding sequence ATGAAAAAAATAGTGTTGATCATTGTACTGTTAATTAGCTTAATTGCAAATGCTAAAGTGTTTCTTTTGGACAAATATATGTATGTTGGTGAAAAAGAAAAGCGAGAAGAAGCGGTTATCGCAACGATGTGGCATTTACAAGATAAAGGATATAAAGAAAGTGATATTTTATATATAAAACCGGCCTTTTATAGCAAAATGGATTCTTATGGTATGAATGTACAGTTTAAAGATGAACCAAATGAATCATATACATATAGAGTTTTAAAAGATGCGAAAATAAATAAACTAACTGTACACCAAGATAGCAATGAGTCTGGTGGTATGGGCGGGAAACATCAAGAGCTTAAATAA
- the ald gene encoding alanine dehydrogenase, with protein MRIGIPTEIKNNENRVAMTPAGAVHLVQNGHEVFVQKGAGLGSGFTDEEYVQAGAKLVETAEEAWNQDMVMKVKEPVASEYGYFREGLILFTYLHLAPEPQLTKALIDNKVASIAYETVQLDNRSLPLLAPMSEVAGRMSAQIGAQFLEKNKGGKGILLAGVPGVKRGKVTIIGGGQAGTNAAKIAVGLGADVTIIDLSAERLRQLDDIFGNQVKTLMSNPYNIAEAVKESDLVIGAVLIPGAKAPKLVTEEMIQSMEPGSVVVDIAIDQGGIFETTDRITTHDNPTYEKHGVVHYAVANMPGAVPRTSTLALTNVTVPYAVQIANKGYKEACLGNTALLKGINTLDGYVTFEAVAEAHGLQYADAKELLEKAPALS; from the coding sequence ATGCGTATCGGTATTCCAACAGAAATTAAAAACAATGAAAACCGTGTGGCAATGACGCCAGCGGGAGCAGTACATTTAGTACAAAATGGTCACGAAGTTTTTGTTCAAAAAGGAGCAGGTTTAGGATCTGGCTTTACAGATGAAGAATACGTACAAGCTGGTGCGAAACTTGTAGAAACTGCTGAAGAAGCATGGAATCAAGATATGGTTATGAAGGTAAAAGAGCCAGTAGCAAGTGAATACGGCTATTTCCGTGAAGGCTTAATCTTATTCACATACTTACACTTAGCTCCAGAACCACAATTAACGAAAGCATTAATCGATAACAAAGTTGCATCAATCGCATACGAAACAGTACAATTAGACAATCGTTCTTTACCATTACTTGCACCTATGAGTGAAGTGGCTGGTCGTATGTCTGCACAAATCGGTGCACAATTCCTTGAGAAAAACAAAGGCGGTAAAGGTATTTTACTTGCAGGCGTTCCAGGGGTAAAACGCGGCAAAGTAACAATCATCGGCGGTGGTCAAGCTGGTACAAACGCAGCTAAGATTGCAGTAGGTTTAGGTGCAGATGTAACAATCATTGACTTAAGTGCAGAACGTCTTCGTCAATTAGATGATATTTTCGGTAACCAAGTAAAAACATTAATGTCTAATCCATACAACATTGCAGAAGCTGTTAAAGAATCTGACCTTGTTATTGGAGCAGTATTAATTCCGGGTGCAAAAGCGCCAAAACTTGTAACTGAAGAAATGATTCAATCAATGGAACCAGGTTCTGTCGTTGTAGATATCGCGATTGACCAAGGTGGTATTTTTGAAACAACTGATCGTATTACAACTCATGACAACCCAACTTACGAAAAACATGGCGTTGTTCATTATGCAGTTGCTAATATGCCAGGTGCAGTTCCACGTACGTCAACTCTTGCGTTAACAAACGTAACAGTACCATATGCAGTACAAATTGCTAACAAGGGCTACAAAGAAGCTTGCTTAGGCAACACTGCATTATTAAAAGGTATTAACACATTAGATGGTTATGTAACATTCGAAGCAGTTGCGGAAGCTCACGGCTTACAATACGCTGATGCAAAAGAGCTTCTTGAAAAAGCTCCTGCTTTATCATAA
- a CDS encoding YitT family protein — protein sequence MRNIQSRQIIKEIFMVLIGSFILAAALYHIHFQNHLTEGGFVGIALFIQNFYDISPSISTVLMDIPIILLCASFLGRKMVGYSFLGSISFGVFYSFMENYSPFTVDLSNNLFIAAVVGGALAGIGLGFILRFGGATGGDDILTIVLSKRTRFTIGQIFFVFDAIVLALSLYYLNWTEIAFTILSIAVQAKTLDLIYYPKTEKTAEKQPVSVPMSKKHATN from the coding sequence ATGAGGAACATCCAAAGTCGGCAAATTATTAAAGAAATTTTTATGGTTTTAATCGGTTCATTTATTTTAGCAGCAGCGCTATATCACATTCACTTCCAAAACCACTTAACAGAAGGTGGATTTGTAGGAATTGCACTATTCATTCAAAACTTTTATGATATTTCACCATCTATTTCAACTGTATTAATGGATATCCCAATTATTTTACTGTGCGCTTCATTTTTAGGTAGAAAAATGGTTGGTTATTCATTCCTAGGTTCAATTTCATTCGGAGTATTTTATTCCTTTATGGAAAATTATTCTCCATTTACGGTAGATTTATCAAATAACTTATTTATAGCTGCAGTAGTTGGCGGTGCGTTAGCTGGTATTGGACTCGGTTTTATATTACGATTTGGCGGTGCAACCGGTGGAGACGATATTTTAACAATTGTATTAAGTAAACGAACTCGTTTTACAATTGGGCAAATTTTCTTCGTCTTTGACGCGATTGTTCTTGCGCTTTCATTATATTATTTAAATTGGACAGAAATTGCTTTTACTATTCTTTCGATTGCCGTACAGGCAAAAACATTGGATTTAATTTATTATCCAAAAACAGAAAAAACAGCAGAAAAGCAGCCAGTATCTGTTCCAATGTCCAAAAAACATGCAACAAATTAA
- a CDS encoding SDR family oxidoreductase codes for MKYSNLKGGSFVRHALITAGTKGLGKQVTEKLLAKGYSVTVTYHSDITAMETMKETYKDVEERLQFVQADVTKKEDLHKIVEEAMSRFGKIDFLINNAGPYVFERKKLVDYEEDEWNEMIQGNLTAVFHLLKLVVPVMRKQNFGRIINYGFQGADSAPGWIYRSAFAAAKVGLVSLTKTVAYEEAEYGITANMVCPGDIIGDMKEATIQEARQLKEHNTPIGRSGTGEDIARTISFLCEDDSDMITGTIIEVTGAVDVIHRHR; via the coding sequence ATGAAGTATAGCAATTTAAAAGGGGGCAGTTTTGTGAGACATGCGCTCATTACAGCCGGTACGAAAGGTTTAGGAAAGCAAGTAACAGAAAAGTTATTGGCTAAAGGCTATTCAGTAACAGTAACGTACCATAGCGATATCACGGCTATGGAAACGATGAAAGAAACATATAAAGATGTGGAAGAGCGTCTACAATTCGTGCAAGCGGATGTCACGAAAAAGGAAGATTTACATAAAATAGTAGAAGAAGCGATGAGCCGTTTTGGCAAAATTGACTTTTTAATTAATAATGCTGGTCCATATGTATTTGAACGAAAAAAGTTAGTTGATTATGAAGAAGATGAATGGAATGAAATGATTCAGGGAAATTTAACAGCGGTATTTCATTTATTAAAACTTGTCGTTCCGGTCATGAGAAAACAGAACTTTGGCCGTATTATTAATTACGGATTTCAAGGGGCGGATAGTGCACCGGGATGGATTTATCGTTCAGCTTTTGCCGCAGCGAAAGTAGGACTTGTTTCATTAACGAAAACAGTTGCTTATGAAGAAGCGGAGTATGGTATCACTGCGAACATGGTATGTCCTGGTGATATTATTGGCGATATGAAAGAGGCAACTATTCAAGAAGCACGTCAGCTGAAAGAGCATAACACACCGATTGGTAGATCTGGAACAGGTGAAGATATTGCAAGAACCATTTCGTTTTTATGTGAGGACGATTCCGATATGATTACCGGTACAATTATTGAAGTGACTGGTGCAGTGGATGTTATTCATAGACATCGATAG
- a CDS encoding GNAT family N-acetyltransferase, with product MKKLSVAEYRKILPILESHTKTTTFAYAVCDQVIDGEVFANEKLTAGLIITANGIYYLFGDTDDQNYNEELFSYLKTAIEKTEKRFTLFTSSEEWEMMLEERFSNTLRNIPRMKFQRVTFEERKRDFNKNTYEVKRIDRRDIERSSEFKEEYYKEYWGSKETFLNSGFGFCIEQDGIIVAECVSIFSGNGYAEIDIATHEAHQGKGLAQAVATRFIEHCMQNDIIPSWDCYVDNIPSRKLASKLSFYHPIEYSLFVRKKTGEEK from the coding sequence ATGAAAAAATTATCCGTAGCCGAGTATAGAAAAATCCTTCCGATTTTAGAAAGTCATACAAAAACGACGACGTTTGCTTATGCGGTATGTGATCAAGTGATAGATGGTGAGGTTTTTGCAAACGAGAAATTAACAGCAGGATTAATTATTACAGCTAACGGTATCTATTATTTATTTGGTGATACTGATGATCAAAATTATAACGAAGAGTTATTTTCATATTTAAAAACAGCTATTGAGAAAACAGAGAAGAGATTTACACTCTTTACTTCAAGTGAAGAGTGGGAAATGATGTTAGAAGAGCGTTTTAGTAATACACTTCGGAACATCCCGCGAATGAAATTTCAAAGAGTAACCTTTGAGGAGAGAAAACGAGATTTTAACAAAAATACATATGAAGTGAAGCGTATTGATAGAAGAGATATAGAGCGAAGCAGTGAATTTAAAGAGGAGTACTACAAAGAATATTGGGGATCAAAAGAAACGTTTTTGAATAGTGGTTTTGGATTTTGTATAGAACAAGATGGGATAATTGTAGCTGAATGTGTCTCGATATTTAGCGGGAATGGTTATGCTGAAATAGATATTGCAACACATGAAGCGCATCAAGGGAAAGGATTAGCTCAAGCTGTTGCAACACGGTTCATTGAACATTGCATGCAAAATGATATTATACCGAGCTGGGATTGTTATGTAGACAATATTCCTTCGCGAAAATTAGCTAGTAAATTAAGTTTTTATCATCCAATAGAATACAGTTTGTTTGTACGTAAGAAAACGGGGGAAGAAAAATGA
- a CDS encoding universal stress protein — protein sequence MNNTYTNILIAVDGSKEAEKAFKKAIQVAKRNNATLTIAHIVDVKAYSAVEAYSRAIAERANLFAEDLLEDYKKTALEAGLEKIETVLEFGNPKSKISKEIAPNHKVDLIMCGATGLNAVERFLIGSVSEHIIRYAKCDVLVVRGDEEQGEL from the coding sequence ATGAATAATACATATACAAATATTTTAATCGCAGTGGATGGTTCTAAAGAAGCAGAAAAAGCCTTTAAAAAAGCAATTCAAGTCGCAAAGCGCAACAATGCAACATTAACAATTGCTCATATCGTTGATGTAAAAGCATACTCAGCAGTAGAAGCTTATAGCCGTGCAATTGCGGAACGTGCAAATCTATTTGCAGAAGACCTATTAGAAGACTACAAAAAAACTGCGCTTGAAGCTGGTCTTGAAAAAATTGAAACTGTATTAGAATTCGGTAATCCTAAATCAAAAATTTCAAAAGAAATCGCTCCAAACCATAAAGTAGATTTAATTATGTGTGGTGCGACTGGTTTAAATGCTGTTGAGCGTTTCCTAATTGGTAGCGTCTCTGAACATATTATTCGCTATGCGAAATGCGATGTCCTTGTTGTTCGTGGTGATGAAGAGCAAGGTGAGCTTTAA
- a CDS encoding argininosuccinate synthase: MEKKKVVLAYSGGLDTSVAIKWLQEKNYDIIALCLDLGEGKDLAFVKEKALSVGAIKSYMIDVQEEFANEYALMAMQAHTLYEGKYPLVSALSRPLIAKKLVEIAEQEGATAVAHGCTGKGNDQVRFEVSIQALNPYLEVIAPVREWKWSREEEIAYAKENDVPIPINLDSPFSIDQNLWGRSNECGILEDPWAAPPEDAYEMTLALEDTPNKPEFVEIGFEAGVPTTLNGTAYSLAELIKTLNALAGKHGVGRIDHVENRLVGIKSREVYECPAAMTLITAHKELEDLTHVKEVAHFKPVIEQKITELIYNGLWFSPLKQALHAFLQETQKNVTGTVRVKLFKGHAIVEGRKSEYSLYDEKLATYTAQDEFNHDAAVGFISLFGLPTKVYSQVNQKKVEA; the protein is encoded by the coding sequence ATGGAGAAGAAAAAAGTTGTATTAGCATATTCCGGAGGTCTTGATACTTCCGTTGCAATTAAATGGTTACAAGAGAAGAATTATGATATTATCGCGCTTTGTTTAGACTTAGGGGAAGGTAAAGACTTAGCATTTGTAAAAGAAAAGGCACTTTCAGTAGGTGCAATTAAATCATATATGATTGATGTTCAAGAAGAATTTGCAAACGAATATGCATTGATGGCGATGCAAGCACACACATTATACGAAGGGAAATACCCTCTTGTCTCTGCATTATCTCGTCCGCTTATTGCGAAGAAATTAGTAGAAATCGCAGAACAAGAAGGCGCAACTGCAGTTGCACACGGATGTACAGGGAAAGGAAATGATCAAGTTCGTTTTGAAGTTTCTATTCAAGCATTAAATCCTTACTTAGAAGTGATTGCACCTGTACGTGAATGGAAGTGGTCACGTGAAGAAGAAATTGCCTATGCAAAAGAAAACGATGTACCAATTCCGATTAATTTAGATAGCCCGTTTTCAATCGATCAAAACTTATGGGGACGCAGCAACGAATGTGGAATTTTAGAAGATCCATGGGCAGCGCCGCCAGAAGATGCATATGAGATGACATTGGCATTAGAAGATACACCGAATAAACCAGAGTTTGTAGAAATCGGATTTGAAGCAGGCGTACCGACTACTTTAAATGGCACTGCATATTCACTTGCAGAATTAATTAAAACGTTAAATGCGCTTGCTGGAAAACACGGCGTTGGACGTATTGATCACGTAGAAAATCGTCTTGTCGGTATTAAATCTCGTGAAGTATACGAATGCCCAGCAGCAATGACGTTAATCACTGCGCATAAAGAGTTGGAAGATTTAACACACGTAAAAGAAGTAGCACATTTTAAACCAGTGATTGAACAGAAAATAACAGAACTTATTTATAATGGTTTATGGTTCTCGCCTTTAAAACAAGCGCTTCATGCATTTTTACAAGAAACGCAAAAGAATGTAACAGGTACAGTGCGTGTGAAATTATTTAAAGGTCATGCGATTGTAGAAGGACGTAAATCTGAATACTCTTTATACGATGAAAAATTAGCAACATATACTGCTCAAGATGAATTTAATCATGATGCAGCAGTTGGATTCATTTCATTATTCGGTTTACCGACGAAAGTATACAGCCAAGTGAATCAAAAGAAGGTGGAAGCGTGA
- the ackA gene encoding acetate kinase — translation MSKIIAINAGSSSLKFQLFEMPSETVLTKGLVERIGLEDSIFTITVDGEKQKEITNIPDHAVAVNMLLKKLTENGIVKSLDEIGGIGHRVVHGGEKFADSVLITDEVLADIEELSDLAPLHNPANVVGIKAFQEVLPNVPAVAVFDTAFHQTMPESAFLYSLPYEYYEKFGIRKYGFHGTSHKYVTERAAELLGRPIESLSLLSCHLGNGASIAAVEGGKSIDTSMGFTPLAGVTMGTRSGNLDPALIPYIMEKTGQTVEEVVNVLNKKSGMLGLTGYSSDLRDIIAKEEEGDHRAKVALDVFVSRIHKYIGSYTARMKGVDAIIFTAGVGENSAIIRERVLEGLEYMGVYFDAKRNNVFGEEAFISFPHSPVKIIVIPTDEEVMIARDVLRLGDIG, via the coding sequence ATGTCAAAAATCATCGCGATTAACGCAGGAAGCTCTTCCTTAAAATTCCAATTATTTGAAATGCCAAGTGAAACAGTATTAACAAAAGGTTTAGTAGAACGTATCGGTTTAGAAGATAGTATCTTCACTATTACTGTAGATGGCGAAAAACAAAAAGAAATTACAAACATTCCAGATCACGCAGTAGCAGTTAATATGCTTCTTAAAAAGTTAACTGAAAACGGAATCGTTAAATCTCTAGATGAGATTGGTGGTATCGGTCACCGTGTTGTTCACGGCGGCGAAAAATTTGCTGACTCTGTTTTAATTACTGATGAAGTATTAGCTGATATCGAAGAATTAAGCGATTTAGCACCACTTCATAACCCAGCAAACGTTGTTGGTATTAAAGCATTCCAAGAAGTATTACCAAACGTACCAGCAGTAGCAGTATTCGATACAGCATTCCACCAAACAATGCCGGAATCTGCATTCCTATACAGCTTACCATATGAGTACTATGAAAAATTCGGCATCCGTAAATACGGTTTCCACGGAACTTCTCATAAATATGTAACTGAGCGTGCGGCTGAATTATTAGGTCGTCCAATTGAAAGCTTAAGCTTACTTTCTTGTCACTTAGGTAACGGTGCAAGTATCGCAGCAGTAGAAGGCGGTAAATCTATCGATACTTCTATGGGCTTCACACCACTTGCTGGTGTAACAATGGGTACACGTTCTGGTAACCTTGACCCTGCGTTAATTCCATACATCATGGAAAAAACAGGCCAAACAGTAGAAGAAGTAGTTAACGTATTAAACAAGAAGAGTGGTATGTTAGGTCTTACTGGTTACTCTAGTGACCTACGTGACATCATTGCGAAAGAAGAAGAAGGCGACCACCGTGCGAAAGTAGCACTTGATGTATTCGTAAGCCGTATCCACAAATACATCGGTTCTTACACTGCTCGTATGAAAGGTGTAGACGCAATCATCTTCACAGCTGGTGTAGGTGAAAACAGTGCGATTATTCGTGAGCGTGTATTAGAAGGCCTTGAGTACATGGGCGTATACTTCGATGCAAAACGTAATAACGTATTCGGTGAAGAAGCATTCATCAGCTTCCCACACTCTCCAGTAAAAATTATCGTAATTCCAACTGACGAAGAAGTTATGATTGCTCGTGACGTACTACGTCTTGGAGATATTGGTTAA
- the argH gene encoding argininosuccinate lyase, which yields MSKLWGGRFTEEAEAWVEEFGASISFDQQLVNQDINGSMAHVTMLAKQGIVTQEEAEKIKIGLQYLLKEAKENKLQFSVEAEDIHLNIEKMLIEQIGEVGGKLHTGRSRNDQVATDMHLYLKEKVEHIIKATKQLQTVLVQQAENNIETIMPGYTHLQRAQPISFAHHILAYFWMLERDVNRYEDSLKRINISPLGAGALAGTTFPIDREYSAELLGFNGIYENSLDAVSDRDFILEFLSNSSMLMMHLSRFCEELILWSSQEFQFIEMSDQYATGSSIMPQKKNPDMAELIRGKTGRVYGNLFSLLTVMKGLPLAYNKDLQEDKEGMFDTVKTVEGCLHIMTGMLETMTVNKEKMGQAVTQDFSNATEIADYLANKGLPFRQAHEIVGKLVLYCTQKGIYLLDVSLETYKEMSSLFEEDLYEVLSPYAAVKRRNSAGGTGFEQIKNALEKAKGLTKEVIKN from the coding sequence GTGAGCAAACTTTGGGGCGGACGTTTTACAGAAGAAGCGGAAGCATGGGTTGAAGAGTTCGGAGCATCCATCTCCTTCGATCAACAATTAGTAAATCAAGATATAAATGGGAGTATGGCACACGTAACGATGCTAGCAAAGCAAGGCATCGTTACGCAAGAAGAAGCAGAGAAAATAAAGATAGGTCTTCAATATTTATTGAAAGAAGCAAAAGAGAATAAGCTACAATTTTCAGTAGAAGCAGAAGATATTCATTTAAACATCGAAAAAATGTTAATTGAACAAATTGGCGAAGTAGGAGGAAAACTTCACACTGGCCGAAGTCGTAATGATCAAGTAGCGACAGATATGCATTTGTATTTAAAAGAAAAGGTAGAACATATTATAAAAGCTACAAAGCAATTGCAAACTGTTCTTGTTCAACAAGCAGAAAATAATATTGAAACCATTATGCCGGGCTATACGCACTTGCAGCGTGCCCAGCCGATTTCATTTGCTCATCATATTCTCGCTTACTTTTGGATGTTAGAGCGTGATGTGAATCGTTATGAAGATTCGTTAAAACGTATTAACATTTCGCCATTAGGAGCAGGAGCGTTAGCTGGAACGACATTCCCCATTGACCGAGAGTATAGTGCGGAGCTTCTTGGATTTAATGGAATCTATGAAAATAGTTTAGATGCAGTAAGCGATCGTGATTTCATACTGGAGTTCCTAAGTAACTCCTCTATGCTTATGATGCACTTATCACGCTTTTGCGAAGAACTTATTTTATGGAGTAGCCAAGAGTTTCAATTTATTGAAATGAGCGATCAATATGCAACGGGAAGCAGCATTATGCCGCAAAAGAAAAACCCGGATATGGCGGAACTAATCCGTGGTAAAACAGGCAGAGTATACGGTAATTTATTCAGTTTACTCACAGTAATGAAAGGATTACCGCTCGCTTACAATAAAGACTTACAAGAAGATAAAGAAGGAATGTTTGATACAGTTAAAACAGTAGAAGGATGCCTTCATATTATGACGGGCATGCTTGAAACGATGACTGTAAACAAAGAAAAAATGGGGCAAGCTGTGACGCAAGATTTCTCCAACGCAACAGAAATTGCTGACTATTTAGCGAACAAAGGACTACCATTCCGTCAAGCTCATGAAATTGTTGGAAAGTTAGTGCTATATTGCACACAAAAAGGAATTTATTTATTAGATGTCTCTCTTGAAACATATAAAGAAATGAGCTCCTTATTTGAAGAAGATTTGTATGAAGTGCTGTCACCATATGCAGCTGTAAAGCGTCGTAACAGTGCTGGCGGGACTGGGTTTGAACAAATCAAAAACGCTTTGGAGAAGGCGAAGGGGTTAACGAAAGAAGTTATTAAGAATTGA
- a CDS encoding EcsC family protein, with product MRSKREQAILDNIKEWEAQLVEQEATDFQKVFDKWLHATVAKLPEKKRKEFFTKADGWLFHLHAFIQSSQAQLDARNRILGTSRLFDESIEQLEDLKALSIDQLTYIAEQQTARHRLYSFVQGGATGAGGLLLLTADFPVMIALNVKAVQLIATSFGHDVNKPYEMMLALKVFHASLLPGRLQQYAWYNLLQELEQEDSFFYEGDEAVLQTASTEVVLKQILKTFSIYALRRKLFQGIPVIGMAIGSTVNYRLTRNVTEFANRFYQVRHIVEKEKRA from the coding sequence ATGCGATCGAAGCGAGAACAAGCCATTTTAGACAATATAAAAGAATGGGAAGCGCAATTAGTTGAGCAAGAAGCGACCGATTTTCAAAAAGTGTTTGATAAATGGTTACATGCTACAGTTGCGAAATTACCTGAGAAAAAGCGAAAAGAATTCTTCACGAAAGCAGATGGATGGCTCTTTCATTTGCATGCATTTATTCAAAGTTCACAAGCACAGTTAGATGCACGTAATCGGATTTTAGGAACATCAAGGTTATTTGATGAATCGATTGAACAGCTTGAAGATTTGAAAGCATTATCTATTGATCAATTAACATACATAGCAGAGCAGCAAACAGCACGTCATCGTCTATATTCATTTGTACAAGGTGGGGCAACAGGTGCTGGAGGTTTATTATTATTAACGGCGGATTTTCCGGTTATGATCGCGTTAAATGTGAAGGCAGTCCAACTTATTGCAACATCATTTGGACATGATGTGAACAAGCCGTATGAAATGATGCTTGCGTTAAAGGTGTTTCATGCGTCATTACTACCAGGAAGACTTCAGCAATATGCCTGGTACAATTTATTGCAAGAGCTGGAGCAAGAAGATTCGTTCTTTTACGAAGGAGACGAAGCAGTGCTACAAACAGCTTCTACTGAGGTTGTGTTAAAACAAATTTTGAAGACATTTTCGATTTATGCTCTTCGTCGTAAATTATTCCAAGGTATACCGGTAATTGGAATGGCAATTGGATCTACAGTGAATTATCGTTTAACAAGAAACGTTACTGAATTTGCAAATAGATTTTATCAAGTGCGCCATATAGTCGAGAAAGAAAAAAGAGCATAA